In Deinococcus aquaedulcis, the genomic stretch GATCAGCAGCGGGGCGGCCAGCTGGCTGGTGACATAGTGGGCCCGCACCCCGGCCCCAAACATGTCGTCCCAGACGGCGGTGGGCTGTTCCCAGAAGGGCGCGTTCCAGGCCTGCCCGCGTTCATCCCAGATGTGCAGGCCCTCGTAACCGCCCCAGACGTTGTTCACCAGCACATCCAACTGCCCGTGGTCGTGGCGAATGCGCTCAATCACCCCCCGGGTCTGGGCGTCGTCGGTGTGGTCGCACACCAGCGGAACAGCGGTGCCCCCCAGCGCGGTGAGGTCGCGGGCGGTGTCTTCCAGGCTGCCCGCCAGGAACGGCATGTGCCCCGAGCGGCCCGATCCGGTGCGGCCCGTCAGGTACACGGTGGCGCCCTGCTCGCCCAGCCCCAGGGCAATGCCCCGGCCAATCCCCCGCGACGCCCCGGTGACCAGGGCCACTTTGCCGTGCAGTGCTGGTGTCATGCGCCAGCATAGTCCCTGGGCCAGCGCGGGAGGAGGCCGCCTTCCTGGGGGCAGCCCGCGCCATCCTGCGGCCAAGCGGCGGCTCGGCCATGGCGCCCGCACGGCTGTCTTGGTCAGGCGCTTCTTTTATCTTTGCGTCGGCTCTTCATCCAGCGGGCTCTCGGGGGCGCCCTGCCAGTTCAGGTCCTCGGGGGGGCCGGGGCGACCCAGCAGAAAGCCCTGGGTGCGCTCCACGCCCAGGTCACGCACCTGCAGCAGCTGGGCGGGGGTTTCCACGCCTTCGGCCACCACGTCCAGCCCCAGGGCGTGCCCCAGCGCCACGATGGCCTGCACGATTCGGTAGGCCCCCGGCGAGTCCTCCAGCGCCTGCACGAAGGTGCGGTCCACCTTCAGGGTGGTCACCGGCAGGGTCATCAGGTAGTTCAGGGCCGAGTTGCCGGTGCCGAAATCGTCAATGCTCAGGCGCACGCCCATGGCGCGCAGTTCGGCCATGCGGCGCGACACGCCCTCTACATCGCGGATGATCGTGCGTTCGGTGAGTTCCAGTTCCAGGTCGCGGCCCTGCAGGCGCCAGCTCTGCAGCGCCCGGCGCACCACATCCACAAAGTCGTCCCGGACAAACTGCGCGGGCGAGACATTCACGCTGATGCGCTCTATGGGCCGCCCGGCCTCGCGCCACGCGGCCAGCTGGCGGCAGGCCTCGTTCAGCACGAAGGTGCCGATGGGAATGATCAGGCCCGTGTCCTCGGCCACCGGAATGAAGGTGGCGGGCGAGACATGGCCCAGCGCGGCGCTGTGCCAGCGCAGCAGGGCCTCGGCGCCGCGCACCTGCCCAGCCAGGTCGTGCAGCGGCTGGTACACCACCTGCAGCTCGCCGCGTTCCAGGGCGCCGCGCAGCCCCACCTCCATGCTGGAGCGGGCTGTGCCCGCCGCGTTCATTTCTGGGGCGTAGAAGGTCACGTTGTTCTTGCCGCCCTGCTTGGCGCGGTACATGGCGAGGTCGGCAAAGCGCTGCAGGTCCAGCGCGTCGGCGCCGTCGTCGGGGTACAGGCTGACACCAACCGAGCCCGTGACGTGGGCCTGGGCGCCCTCCAGGGGGATGGGCTGGCGCAGGCGGTCCAGAATCTTGGCGGCCACCAGCGCGGCGTCCTGGGCGCTGTGAATGCCCAGCAGCATCACCGTGAATTCGTCGCCGCCCAGCCGGGCCACGGTGTCGTTGCGGCGCACGCTGTCTTGCAGCCGCGCAGCCACCTCGCGCAGCAGTTCGTCGCCCGCCGCGTGGCCCAGGGTGTCGTTGACCGCCTTGAAGCCGTCCAGGTCAATAAACATGACGGCCACCTTGCGCCGCTCGCGCACGGCGGTGGCAATGCCGCGTTCCAGGCGGTCCTGAAACAGCGCGCGGTTGGGCAGGCCGGTCAGCACGTCGTGCTGCGCCTGGTGGGCCAGCCGGGCCTGACTGGCTTCCAGTTCGGCGGTGCGTTCGCGCACCTTGCGTTCCAGGTCATCGGTCAGCTCGCGCAGGGCGGCGTTGGCGCGGTTCAGTTCGGCGGTGCGGCGCTGCACCCGCCCTTCCAGCTCGCCGGACAGCTGGCGCAGCTGGGCGGTCAGGCGGGCGTTGTCCACAAAGGCCAGCACCTGCCGCACCACCACCAGCGCCGTGACCAGCAGCGTGCCCCACAGCACCCCGCGCGCCGCTGGGCCCGCCGCCCCGTGCGTGGCGATCAGCAGCGCAAAGGCCGCTGCCAGCGCCACGTAGGGCAGAAACAGCGCGGCGCGGTGCAGGGCCGCCAGCGGCGCAAACAGCGCGTGCTCCTGCGGCGGCCGGAACGACGCGGCGGCAAACAGGGTGGCCCCCAGCGCCCAGAAGACATCCGGCCACGAGCCTTCCTGGTAGGTGCCGGCCGCGCCCAGCACGACAAACGCCTGATCCGCCACGATCAGGGCCAGCAGGCCGGCCGCCAGCAGCGTTTCCCGGGGCCCCGGGCGGGCGCCGCCCCGCAGCGAGATCAGCAGCAGGATGCTCAGCAGCAGCAGGTCGCCCACGGGGTAGGTCAGCCCGATCACGGCGGCCACCGGTTGCCCGGCATACGCCTGCAACACGCCCCACAGCACGTACTGCCACGCGTACACCCCCACGGCGGCCATGATGATCGCCACGTCCACGCCCAGGCGCAGGGTGTCCCAGCGGGTCAGCGGCGGGTGCCGGAAGCGCAGAAAGCCCCAGGCATACAGCGCCAGGGCCAGCAGAAACCCGATGTCCGCCACCGAGGGAAACGGGGGGTCCTGGCGCACCAGCAGCAGGTAGGCGTAGAGCATCTGCCCCACGCCGAACGAGATCAGCCCCGCGCCCAGGATGCGCCACGCCGCCCGCTCGTCCCCGTGGCGCCGGGCGTTCCACAGGCAGGTGAGGCCCGCAAAGATGAAGGTGGGAATGTAGATCAGACTGCTGATCCACAGCCGGGTCACAGGGTCACCCTGGGGAAAGGCCACCCACAGGGCATGCAGCCCCAGCAGCAGCGCGCACAGGGCAAAGGTCACGCGCCCCGGGGCCGGGGGCAGAGGACGGCGGGGAGAAAGCGGCGGGGAAGACGACATGGGGGAACCTCGGGCACCAGGGCGGCGGGTGGGGGCCGGCAGAGCGGTGTTCGGGGCAAACAGAAGCGTTGAGAGCTCTACCTTACCTCAGCTGGGCGCCTCCCCCCGGGCCGGGCGGAGTGGGCCCCGGTAACGGCGCCGTAACAGGGCGGGCGCACGCTGCCCCTGACCACCGCTGTGGTCCCGGAGGACCCATGTTCAACCACCTCTTCGTGAGCACCGATGGCAGCGCCTGTGGCGACGCCGCGCTGCCCCTGGCCGCCGGACTGGCCGACACCTGCGGCGCCGCGCTGACCGTGGCCTACGTCGTGCCCAATGTTCAGACCGGGTACGACGGCCCGTATGTGCGCGACATCGAGCAGGATCTGGAGGCGGCCCGCCAGGAAGGCCGGGCTATTCTGCGCGCCGCTGCCGCGCGCCGGGCGGGCACCCAGACCCTGCTGCTGGACGGCCGCGCCAGTCCGGTGGCGACCTGCCTGCTGGAAGCTGCCCAGGCCCAGGGCGCCGACCTGATCGTGATGAGCACCCACGGCCGCAGCGGGCTGGGGCGATTGCTGCTGGGCAGCGTGGCCGAGCAGGTGGTGCGCCGCGCCGCCGTGCCTGTGCTGCTGGCGCGCGCCGGGGGCTGAGAGCGGAACTCAGGACGATGGAGGGAGAACTTCCATCGTCCTGAGGCGAACGAAGTGAGTGTCCGAAAAAGACAGCGGCGCCCACGGAATTGAAGGGCCGCTTTCTGGCCCCAGGGTGGAACTGGCAGCCGCTGTGAGCCCAGGGCCCGGCCCTCGTTTCAGCCCCTGGGCGCCCCAGCCGCCGCCAGCACGCCGCCGCGCACAAAGGCCCCCAGGGTGCGCGCCAGCGCCGCCGTGTCCAGGTCCGGGTCGCTGATGGCGCGGTAGGCCAGGGCGTCCAGCAGGGTGGTCACGATCAGCAGCAGCGTGGCGTCGCCGTGGCCGGGGGTGGCGGGGTCCAGCGGCAGGCGCCGGGCGACTTCCGAGAGAAAGTGGGTCTGCCGGGCGCGGAACGAGGGGCCGCCGCCACTGTGCAGCAGCGCCAGGGTGTCGCGCTCGGCCAGCAGAAACTCGAAGACCGGCTCAATCAGCCCTGGGCCCCCGGGGACCGGGCGGGGCAGGTGGGCCAGCAGCGGTTCCAGGCGGCCCAGCAACTGGTGCAGCCGCTCGTCCAGCAGGGCGTCCAGAATGCTTTCGGGCGAGGGAAAGTGGCTGTACACCGTGGCCCTTGAGGTGCCTAGCGCCGAGGCCAGATCGCCCATCCCCACCGCTTCAAAGCCCCGCTGCACAAAGAGCGCGGCGGCAGTGTCCAGAATCTGCTGGCGGCGGTCCGCCGAAGGCAGGCGCTTGCGGGAATCGGCGGGGGGCATAGGGGAAGTGTAGCGCATCCTGACAAAATGTTAGTTGACAGAGTGTTAGAAAACTGGGCATCATGGCGCGAACTGACAGAGTGTCAGATTCTCTTCTGCCGAGGATGCCATGACCCCAGCCCCATCTGACCCCACTGCCCCCAGCCGCAGCGTGCTGGCCGACTACCGCCGCCTGACCCCCAGCGAACGTGCGCTGTGGCGCTCCCCGCTGATGTGGGCCGCCGCCCTGGCCATTCTGTTCATCCCGCTGGTGTACGCCGGCACGTACCTCGCCAGCGTGTGGGACCCGTATGGCCGCCTGAACGAACTGCCGGTGGCGCTGGTGAACGTGGATCAGGGCACCACCCTGCGCGGCCAGCGCTATGCCCTGGGGACTGACGTGGTGCGCGAACTGCGCGAGGACCCGCCGGTCAAGCTGATCAGCTACCCCAGCGAGGCAGCGGCACAGGCGGCGGTGCGCCGGGGCGAGGTCTACTTTGCGCTGACCATTCCGCGCGACTTCAGCCAGAAGGCGGTGGCAGGCGACAGCCGCCAGCACGGCCAACTGCACCTGTACACCGCGCCGGGCATCAGCTATTTCGCCAGCCGGGTGGGCCGCACGGTAGCCCAGGAGATCACCACCAACCTGAACGAGACCCTGGGCGGCAACCGCTGGGAAGTGGTGCAGCGCTCGCTGAAGGACGTGCAGCAGGGCTTTGAGGACCTGCGGGTGGCCACCGGTAAGCTGCGCGACGGCGCCGGGCGCCTGGAAGCGGGTGCCGGCACACTGGCTGGCGGTGCCCAGACCCTGACTGGGGGCGTGCGTAGCGCCCAGCAGGGCGCACAGGCCCTGGCGGCCGGGGCCGGCGAGGTCTCTGGCGGCGTGACCCGCCTGACCACCGGCACCGCGAAGCTGGGCCAGGGCCTGCGGCAGCTGGAAGCGGCCGCCCCCGGGCGCGCGCAGTTGCAGCCCCTGCAGCAGGGCGCGGCGGCGCTGAGCGGCGGCACAGAGCGGCTGGCGGGCGGCCTGGCCGAACTGGGCAAAGGGGCCGGGGCCCTGAAGACGGGCGCCGGGCGGGTGGCCGACGGCGCCGGGCAGGTCCACGGCGGCGCGGCGGCGCTGGCCCAGAAACTGCCGGACCTCGCCACGGGCCTGGGCGCGCTGCACGAGGGGGCCCGGAAGCTGGACCAGGGCGCGGCCGGGCTGGCCCAGGGCACGGCGGGGTTGCACACCGGCGCGCAGACTCTGGCCGGGCAGTTGCCCACCCTGCGCGCGGGCCTGAGCGAACTGGCCGGCGGCGCAGATAGGTTGCAGGCGGGGGCCACCCGCCTGGGGGACGGCGCCGCCCAGGTGCAGACCGGCGCCCAGGCCCTGGCCGGGCAGCTGCCTGCCCTGGCCGAGGGCACGGCGGGACTGGCCAGCGGCGCCGAGACCCTGGCAACGGGGGCCGGCACGCTGGCCCAGGCCGCGCCCGCCGAACTGACGGCCGGCGCCCGGCAGCTGCAAACCGGAGCCACCACCCTGGCTGCCAGCGCCCACAAGGCTGCGGCGGGGGCAGGCGCAGCGTCCCAGGGCGCCCGCCAGCTGGCCGACGGTACCGGGGCCCTGAGCAGCGGCGCCGACAGCCTGAAGAGTGGCGCGGCGGCCCTGGCTGGCGGCCTGCGCGAGACCCAGACGCGCAGCGCGGCGGCCGTGCAAGGCGCCACCCAGCTGGCCGACGGCGCCGAGGCCGCCGCCCGTGGCGCCCAGACACTGCAGCAGGGCGCCGCCACCCTGAGCCAGAAGCTGGGCGAGGCCGCCACCGGGGCCGGCACCGCTGCCCAGGGCGCCCAGACGCTCGCCCGTGGCAGCGAGAGCCTGCAGAGCGGCGCGGCGCAGGTGCAAAGCGGCGCCGCCACCCTGGCCAGCAAGACCGCCGAGGCCGCCGCTGGCGCCCGCACCCTGGCCGACGGCGCCCAGAAGGTGCAGGGCGGCGTGGAGACCCTGGTGGCCGGCAACCTGAAACTGAAGGCGGCGCTGGGGACCGTCACCGAACAACTCCCTGCTCAGCAGGACCTGAACAAGCTGCGCGGCGGCGCGCAGACCCTGGCCCAGAAAACGGGCGAGCTGGCCGGCGGGCTGGGCCAGCTCTCGAATGGGGCCGGGCGGCTGAGCCAGGGGGCACAGGACCTGCAGGGGGGCGCCGCCCAGCTGCGCGAGGGGCTGGACGAGCTGCAGCGCCGCCTGCCCCGCCGCACCGAGACCCTGGCCGGCGACCCACAGGGCCTGGCCGCCAGCGCGGTGGTCGTGGAAACGGCGGCGGCGCAGGTGCCCAGCAACGGCGCGGCCTTTGCGCCCTACTTCATCGCCCTGGGGCTGTGGGTGGGGGCCACCATGACCACCTTCATCTTTCCGTACCTGCTGCTGCCCGAAAGCGGGCGCCGCACCGGGCAGCGGGCGCGCGTGCTGCGCAAGTTCACGGTGCCGGCTGGCTACGTGACCCTGCAGGCGCTGATCGTGGTGGGGGGCCTGGCGTGGCTGGGCGTGCCCTACGAGCACCCCGGGCTGGTCGTGCTGACCACTGTGCTCGCCAGCCTGACCTTCATGCTGCTGATTCTGGCGCTGAACCTGCTGCTGGGGGCGGCGGGGCGCCTGCTGGCGCTGGTGCTGCTGGTGGTGCAGCTGGGGGCCTCGGGCGGCAGCTATCCGGTGGAACTGGCCCCGGGTTTCTTCCGGGCCATTCACGCCGCCATGCCCGTGACCGATGTGGTGCAGGCGCTGCGTGCGGCCATGTTCGGGGCTTATGAGGGGCAGTACGCGGCCTTTGTGGGGCGCATTTTGCTTGTGGCGCTGCTGGGGCTGGGGGTGGCGTTGCTGGCGCGGTGGCGGTGGCATTTCACGGCGGATGATCAGTTTCGCTCGCCGATCGTTACGGATGTGGGGTGAGGTGGGGTTGGCCTTGAGGGTTGGGTGGTGGGCGATTTTTGGGGGTGGTGGGCGATGATGTTTGCCTACGTTGCCCCACCCCCCCAGCCCCCCTACCCCGGAGGGGCAGGGGGGAGCGGCGCTGCGCTGGCAAACGTTGACTGCCGTGGTAGGGCGGCCCGGCTTCGCCCCGCGTTGTACGCCGTGGCCCTTCTCCGCCCATCGTCGTACGCCCGCGCGCTGCGCGCACGACGGCTTCCGTTGCTCGCCCCGTAAAGGTGAAATGTGCGAACGCTTAAAACACGAGGTTCTACTTTTGAAAGGCAAAGGCGGCCGATGCCCCTGCTGCTCTTTAAAAGTAGAACCTTCTGGGCCGCACCAAGCCTTCTTGCCACTTCACCGCCCGGGTCCAGACGAGGCCGTCGTGCCCGAAGGGCGCGGGCCATTGCGCGTTACCAGCGGATGGCGTCGAGGCCAGACACGTTAACGAATGGAGCAAACCCGCCGACGTCAGTAAAAACTCTTGCCCAGTGCTAACGTCGCTCCCCCCTGCCCCTCCGGGGTAGGGGGGCTGGGGGGGTGGGGCAAGCGCGAGAACCCGTTCCTGCCCAACCCAACCTCAGCCGCGCCGCCAAACCCGGCCATTCACCCACAAAGCCCAGCGCGCCAAGCCGGCCCACCCCCTACCCCAGCGAAGCCGGCTGCTCCTCCCAAGGCCCACGCGTCCGGGGCCGACTCCGCGCCGGGTACTTGTGCCGTTTGTGGTGGTACATCCGGCCATCCGCCAGATTCAGCAGGCTGTCCGGGGCGGCGGTCTCGTTGCTGCAGGCCACGCCCACGCTGGCGCCCACCTGCGGAAAGCCCTCCTGGTGCACGTGGGCCGTGGCCGCCTCAATGGCGCGCTGCAGGGCCTCGGCGCCGCGCACGCTGCACAGGGCCACGTATTCGTCGCCGCCAATGCGGTACAGGCCGTGGCTGGCGGGCAGGTGGGCCTGCAGGCCCTGGGCAAACAGCTGCAGCACCCGGTCACCAGCCGCGTGGCCGCGCTCGTCGTTCACGGCTTTCAGGCCGTCCACGTCAATCAGGGCCAGGGTCAGGCC encodes the following:
- a CDS encoding SDR family NAD(P)-dependent oxidoreductase, which encodes MTPALHGKVALVTGASRGIGRGIALGLGEQGATVYLTGRTGSGRSGHMPFLAGSLEDTARDLTALGGTAVPLVCDHTDDAQTRGVIERIRHDHGQLDVLVNNVWGGYEGLHIWDERGQAWNAPFWEQPTAVWDDMFGAGVRAHYVTSQLAAPLLIKARGLLVGISFFAAQRHRNTEGIPYFLAKNATDQMALAMANHLRPHGVTSVSLYPGLVRTEGVLLAPEGSFDLSNSESPHFIGRAVAALASDPEVFRRTGQVLVAAELGQEYGFTDIDGKQPTSLRADWAE
- a CDS encoding putative bifunctional diguanylate cyclase/phosphodiesterase; this encodes MSSSPPLSPRRPLPPAPGRVTFALCALLLGLHALWVAFPQGDPVTRLWISSLIYIPTFIFAGLTCLWNARRHGDERAAWRILGAGLISFGVGQMLYAYLLLVRQDPPFPSVADIGFLLALALYAWGFLRFRHPPLTRWDTLRLGVDVAIIMAAVGVYAWQYVLWGVLQAYAGQPVAAVIGLTYPVGDLLLLSILLLISLRGGARPGPRETLLAAGLLALIVADQAFVVLGAAGTYQEGSWPDVFWALGATLFAAASFRPPQEHALFAPLAALHRAALFLPYVALAAAFALLIATHGAAGPAARGVLWGTLLVTALVVVRQVLAFVDNARLTAQLRQLSGELEGRVQRRTAELNRANAALRELTDDLERKVRERTAELEASQARLAHQAQHDVLTGLPNRALFQDRLERGIATAVRERRKVAVMFIDLDGFKAVNDTLGHAAGDELLREVAARLQDSVRRNDTVARLGGDEFTVMLLGIHSAQDAALVAAKILDRLRQPIPLEGAQAHVTGSVGVSLYPDDGADALDLQRFADLAMYRAKQGGKNNVTFYAPEMNAAGTARSSMEVGLRGALERGELQVVYQPLHDLAGQVRGAEALLRWHSAALGHVSPATFIPVAEDTGLIIPIGTFVLNEACRQLAAWREAGRPIERISVNVSPAQFVRDDFVDVVRRALQSWRLQGRDLELELTERTIIRDVEGVSRRMAELRAMGVRLSIDDFGTGNSALNYLMTLPVTTLKVDRTFVQALEDSPGAYRIVQAIVALGHALGLDVVAEGVETPAQLLQVRDLGVERTQGFLLGRPGPPEDLNWQGAPESPLDEEPTQR
- a CDS encoding universal stress protein, yielding MFNHLFVSTDGSACGDAALPLAAGLADTCGAALTVAYVVPNVQTGYDGPYVRDIEQDLEAARQEGRAILRAAAARRAGTQTLLLDGRASPVATCLLEAAQAQGADLIVMSTHGRSGLGRLLLGSVAEQVVRRAAVPVLLARAGG
- a CDS encoding TetR/AcrR family transcriptional regulator, which gives rise to MPPADSRKRLPSADRRQQILDTAAALFVQRGFEAVGMGDLASALGTSRATVYSHFPSPESILDALLDERLHQLLGRLEPLLAHLPRPVPGGPGLIEPVFEFLLAERDTLALLHSGGGPSFRARQTHFLSEVARRLPLDPATPGHGDATLLLIVTTLLDALAYRAISDPDLDTAALARTLGAFVRGGVLAAAGAPRG
- a CDS encoding YhgE/Pip domain-containing protein translates to MTPAPSDPTAPSRSVLADYRRLTPSERALWRSPLMWAAALAILFIPLVYAGTYLASVWDPYGRLNELPVALVNVDQGTTLRGQRYALGTDVVRELREDPPVKLISYPSEAAAQAAVRRGEVYFALTIPRDFSQKAVAGDSRQHGQLHLYTAPGISYFASRVGRTVAQEITTNLNETLGGNRWEVVQRSLKDVQQGFEDLRVATGKLRDGAGRLEAGAGTLAGGAQTLTGGVRSAQQGAQALAAGAGEVSGGVTRLTTGTAKLGQGLRQLEAAAPGRAQLQPLQQGAAALSGGTERLAGGLAELGKGAGALKTGAGRVADGAGQVHGGAAALAQKLPDLATGLGALHEGARKLDQGAAGLAQGTAGLHTGAQTLAGQLPTLRAGLSELAGGADRLQAGATRLGDGAAQVQTGAQALAGQLPALAEGTAGLASGAETLATGAGTLAQAAPAELTAGARQLQTGATTLAASAHKAAAGAGAASQGARQLADGTGALSSGADSLKSGAAALAGGLRETQTRSAAAVQGATQLADGAEAAARGAQTLQQGAATLSQKLGEAATGAGTAAQGAQTLARGSESLQSGAAQVQSGAATLASKTAEAAAGARTLADGAQKVQGGVETLVAGNLKLKAALGTVTEQLPAQQDLNKLRGGAQTLAQKTGELAGGLGQLSNGAGRLSQGAQDLQGGAAQLREGLDELQRRLPRRTETLAGDPQGLAASAVVVETAAAQVPSNGAAFAPYFIALGLWVGATMTTFIFPYLLLPESGRRTGQRARVLRKFTVPAGYVTLQALIVVGGLAWLGVPYEHPGLVVLTTVLASLTFMLLILALNLLLGAAGRLLALVLLVVQLGASGGSYPVELAPGFFRAIHAAMPVTDVVQALRAAMFGAYEGQYAAFVGRILLVALLGLGVALLARWRWHFTADDQFRSPIVTDVG